The sequence gatgcatgcatgtatgtacagtatgtatgtatgtatgtatgtatgtatgtatgtatttacatatttattaaccTACGGAGAGACATTTCATCTGAAGTAATTCTTCCAATACTTCACTATAGATGCATAAACTAGTTAATGTGTAAACCTCTTCTAAGTGAACTCTGCCATACCTGTATTAAGAGCACAGTGGATACAGACAATAAGTAGAGTGGATGACTTTTACTATTTACTaactatttattcatttgccttgtttattctttttaatttagaTTGTAAGGTAATGCTAGACATGAAGCAAAACCCTTTGTGGTGTAATTCAAATTGCAGTAATGGCTGAATAGAGCCAAATGTGTACAGACTTCATTACGAAATTCAATTGATTAGCCATGACTTGAATATATACAGCTTTGTCTCTGTTGGGTGGAAATGTCTTTGGCATTCATCATTCCTTATGGCCACCAGCCTTACAAAACTAAAGGATTTTACAATTTGTGTTCAATCCCTACAACAGCTTTTTTATTCAGCCAgatcttttttatgtttttattctattatctaatttttatcatttttttattattttgaagcTACAAAGGCAGAGCAGAGCTCATGCTGAGAATGATAAGTGGCCAGTATTAAAGAGGCTttgcagagagaaacagaggaggaggaggagaagagagagagagagagagagagagagagagagagagagagagagagagagagagagagagagagagagagagagagacctaagCCTTTATTCTCCAGATATTATAACTACAGGAAGCTGTTATTGAAGAAATCTGTCtgaaattgtataaaataagaatacTGAACAGAGAACAATGGTTCATAATATTCACACTAGGGATTAAATACAACTGGTAAatattgatttctttttaaactttttttaaaatatgctgCATATGAGTCAGtgtgcattgttaaaagcgctgtGTTAAATTGAATTGTTAAATGATCATAAATGATCTGCAACTCCACTCCAACGTCATTTAAAAGGCTACATAAATTAGCCTGCAATTGAGGGAAGTGTGCACTTACATGAATTTGCCACAAGAGGGCGAAAACGTGCAAAATACTTAACATTTACAGCGTTCTGAGAATTATTTAATCTCGagtaaacataaaacattttatttaacttatacAGTATGAACCAAGTCGCTGCTGTGTAATCATAGAAAAGTATCAAACTATCTGCTGCATTCATAAAAATGTcattgtataatgtgtgtgacCTGTTTAACTGTGGAATTAAGCAATCCTTTCATCCACAGAATGAGTAAGTGGCAAATATGACAACCTTGAATTATTTGAAATCAATTGAGTGAAAAAGAAGCCATGAGAAGcctttaatttaataatgaattttattttaaatctttttttcccaaaaaaagCAGAAGTCTCTTTGAATTGATGCAATTAAACCTCGGAAATACATTCAAGACATTACTGTATGTCTTTTTTCCTGTCTTATTTGAAGTAACAATAGTATTCCTAATTGTCCTGCCATCCATACAACTATcttcattgttttaaaaaagttacattcaacaaatggcatgaaattattaaaaatgtccaCAAATCTATGAATGTATAAACTTTATATAAGATTGTTTATTTAGTAACACAAACACgagtcacacacacgcatgtcacacattgcaaacacacacacacacacacacacacacacacacacacacacacacacacacacacacacacacacacacacacacacacacacacacacacacacaccttgtcttTACCTACACTCTTATGTTTAGGTGAGGTAGGCCAAATCCAGAGGCACTTAAATGTCACAGTTCACTAATTCACTTCATTGCAGGTAGGGTCATGTTCGCATGTAGAGCTTTATCAGTCCTGCCTTGTGCAACTTCTGCCACAGATTCAACTCCATTCGCAGATCATGATTGGCAAAGAAATGCACCCTCTGAGGCTTTTTGTCGTAATAATGGTCTGAATATTTCCTGAAGTCGGGTGTCATAAATCCGTAGGCATTTACCTTTGTGCATTACAACAAACAATGAATTCATTTTGAAGCTAATAAAACTCATTCAAAAAGTTGAATAGCAGTGTAGCAGTAATCAAAATAgaatcatcattaaaaaaatctttaagaaatgtctctgaaataaaatgatgCTGAAAATAGAGCACTTTTAAGTAACTTTGAAAGAATGAAATCTACCTCATCACATTTATGAAGCGCGGCCAGCAGCATCACGGCTCCTGTAGACGgcctgtaaatgtttttaagtCTGCCATTGAGTCTGCTTGAGTGCAGAAACCTACAGCATGACAAAGAGAAATGTCATTGTAGCCTAAAGACTCTAGACACTAGACtagatatttacatttctacactgtttatacagacagtaatgaagtgaacaaacaagaatactcaaataataaatattacaaaagtaAGTAGAATTCTAACTGATGGTACACGATCTACTGATGTTTGAGGACAGAAAATCTGAATTAACAAACTGATTttatgtctattgttaaaatgacTGAACACTTCCATGCTTCAGTTTCGGTTTCGGGCAAATCTTTGTCCGGTGAAATGTAAATTCCAACTAAGAGTGTGTTCATGCTTAACTAAAGGTAACTTAACACCAACAAAGCTGAACTATTGATGctcatttttgttctttttattttcagcaaATAAATCAGTGGTGCTTGACAGGTTACAGGATAAAATAGGATGCTAACCTGATTTTTGTACAAGTAATATCAAATATTTGATCCATTTGTGAaggcttttcttttctgttctctgtAAAACTGTAAGGACTAATTTTATGGATGTTCAACAACATTAAAGTATCAAACTGATTGTGATCAAAAttgaataaacatttctttcttatctatctatctatctatctatctatctatctatctatctatctatctatctatctatctatctatctatctatctatctaataataTGTTACAAAAACTCTTATTTATAACAACATGGGTGTTAAACATAAGCACTGTGTTAAACACCTATCCTCACCTGTTCCTGAGGTAACGGATGAAGTCAGGGTGGTACATTTTAAACTTGTCTACAGTTACATCAGGTCCAAAATAATTGGGAGGCCTAagagaaccaaaaaaaaaaggtatttacCAGCTTGTGTCTCTAACATCATATGTATTCCGAAGGGTATATTAAGATAATCGTATTAAATTAGTAAGAATCTGCAGTATTTACGTAGAACTCCGGTCTTTCCCTTTTGGGATTGGTATTTGCAGAGATGCAGCTCTCATGAGAATATAGTCCCGGTCATGATCAGGCAGGAAAATGTACCTCGTCTCCTGGAAATGTGAAGtaagagaaagagggggaaaagataaaagaattgtgacaaatttaaaaaaaaagagagagagagagagtgtgtgtaagagagagaggacagcAAAAATTCTTTCTCTTGTAAATTAGGTTCTCTCACTTTCatttttcaaattaatttttttttttattataaaatgaaagCTAGCACACAATAGCTGAAAGTAGTTATATTCCctaacagtaatttacagaagAAATTGTTGTTTCATATTCCATCTAATTCATTTTCCTTTTCAGCATATAAACATTCACCAGTTTAATATTAGCCAAGCTGCAATCCAGCTACCTACGTAATAACCCGTAGCTTACttagcttttttgttttagacattttttgtGAATGCTGTGTAGCCAGAGTTGAACTGTTCCTTACCGTGGACTGTGGAGCATGTTTATAGCCCATATGTGCATAACTTCTCAGAGAGTTGCGTAAGGTGTTTGTGGAGAAGGTATAGAAAGATGTACGTGAGCCAACATCCGCTTCGAAGCCTTTAATAACTGCACCATTTGTCCTGAAGGAAAGAGAGGggttcattttattaatttattataatattgcaTGTTGTTTTTGTACTTAAACCTATTAACCTTTGCTTTCATGCTAAAACATTTTGCACAGTGTAATTTcttctacttttggcttttcccgtttcattcattttctaccacttatccgagcttctcgggtcacggggagcctgtgcgtctcaggcgtcatcgggcaccaaggcaggatacaccctggagtgccaacccatcgcagggaacacacacactctcattcactcacatactcacacactacggacaattttccagagatgccaattaacctaccatgcatgtctttggactgggggaggaaaccggagtacccagaggaaacccccgaggcacagggagaacatgcaaactccacacacacaaggcggaggtgggaatcgaacccccaaccctggaggtgtgaggcaaacgacTGTCGCAccaattaacttttattaacacattcattaattaacacatctcctctttgaccttcctcttgaccacgtacctggcagctccatctcacacatccttctaccaatataaccatcttcctcctctgtatacatgtccaaaccatctcaatctaacCTCTCTGATCTTGTcctcaaaacagccaaccttAGCTGTCACTAtgatgtgcttgttcctaatcctgtccactTCTAAacagaacctcaacatcctcatctctgttatctccatctctgtctcatgtcttttcctcaccgctacagtctctaacccatacagcagagctggtacaatataatgtattgtaatgtaagatactttattgatccaaAAAGGAAATCCAAGCCATGCTGATAAATGAAATGTCTGTTGCCATCTAAGATAGATAAAGATATCTTAAGATGTCCTAATTTATATTAAGGTTATGTGTCTGAAAAATGCTTACATAGTTAAATGCATGAATGTGCatgtttattgtcatgtgcatAAAGAGTGCTTTAACCATCTATACATAATAAAATTCGTGTTACAGTTAGGTGgacctgggaatcgaactcacaaccttcccatcAGTAGTCGAACATCTCTACCACGCCACTACATTTAagtcatttggcagacacccttatccagagtgacttacagttaTCTCATTTAAACTATATGCATATTtagctgagcaactgagggttaagggtcttactcagggacccagcagtgtcagtttggtggacctgggatttgagctaacaaccttctgattggtggtccaacaccttaaacactaggctaccacattccccACTGCTTTGGTTACATTATATGCATCCAAAAGTGTCATAGTTTTGAATATCACACATGCAGGATCAGCCTTAAGTTGGACTCTTTACATTTggagatatttatatttacggcatttgtcagacacccttatccagagtgacatacaaaagtgaTTTTAACACTCTATGGATGATATCAGTACAaccatcatttattcattcattcattttctatcgcttatccgaactcctcAGGCGTCAAtgggcatcaaagcaggatacaccctggatggagtgtcaaccatcgcagggcacacacacactcttattcactcacatactacgggcaattttccagaaatgccaatcaaactaccatgcatgtctttggacttggggaggaaaccagagtacccggaggaaacccctgaggcacggggagatcatacaaactccacacacacaaggcagaggcgggaatcgaacccccaaccctggaggtgtgaggcgaacgtgctaaccactaagccaccgtgctccccagTACAACCATCAGTGTACTGTGGCTATATTAATAGAGGATAAAAGGCAATGCATGTTAGAGTGggtgaatatattttatatattgctATATGGTTTGACTTATTTTCCTTAAAAAGACAGCCTAAATATAATTTCACCTGAACACATAGTCGTTCTGGTCAATCTCATGGCCTTTCTTTGACCCATTCAAGATTCCTGCATTTCCGACAACAGCACAGCGGATACACTGAgatttgttctctctcttctcccggTCATCAAACATCAGGCGGTTCGCAGAAGTGTTTAAAATGGCCAAAGATTCATTCAAAActggaaatataaaaattagCAGTAATAAAGACAGTTGTACAAAAGGCATATGTCATTTGAGGCCCCTGCATAACATTAAATAGATTAGCTCATCAGTTGAAACTCAATCTGAGCAAAACTGTACTGCTGATCATTATTGCAATATCTCTACActgtgagctgtgactgaaggggagatccaTGCCATTTTTGTCcccacaggctgctcaggtacttgttcagtctcttgtaaTCTCATGATGACAGGTCTACCtatggcaggtctacctatggaAGTAATTGGTCCTCTGCAAATGACCCAAAATGTAGCGGCGCAACTTGTTTTCAGCCTGTCTAAGTTCTTACATACCACCCGCTGCTGTGATCCCTCCACTCGCTTTCAGTAGCTGCATGCATcggattcaaaacactgatgcttgtcTACAAAGTCAAAAATGAACCAGCtctctcttacctcaaagccctcctcactcctcacactgcacctcacaccctcagagatCCCAGCACTGCTACTGGTCCTACAGtaccatctctcagagtaagaagtaggtatacaacaagactcttaTCTTTTCTGTAACTAAAGTGGTGGTATGAACTTCCCCTACATGTATGAAcatctgagtcactggctatctttaAATGATGGGTGAATACCTACTGTATCTCTTCCCGaaacacttgaactagcactttttctgtttgtttgtgtgtatattacaaaaaacaaaccctgAACAGAGTTATAggttaagtctgtaacctagtcaCCCagtgtattcattgatagagacttaaaagcacttttgtatgtaaatgtaaataggtTAAGCCTATTTGCAGTTTATGTGAATAAGCAGATGTGGCACGCTTCAGCTACTGGGTCCAGTCTGGTCCATTAACCTAATGTCATTCTGTCACTGCTCTTActctgacatacagtacataacaaaTCCTAGCAGTACCAAAAGAACTCACCATCAGCACTGACACTACCCCATCCATGGGCACCGTGGTAGTGGGATAACCGCTTATATTCTGGCTTAGTGTAATGCTTCGCCCACTGCAAGACTGGCACACTGGGCAAGAATATCTTAGCAAAGTCAGTCTGTAACACCTTTTTTTGAATGCTGCTGGGACAGTTCTGAtatgcaaaatgaaataaacactcagTTACATGTTtaagcacatttaaataaatgaagtgaCACTAAAATGACTAACATTTGACCATGGCATGATTCTTAAAAGAAGGAGGAAGCCTCTTCTTTTTGGCCATTTGAAATGTACCAAACAAGATAAACAATTTTCAGTGAAAATATTACTTTAATTACAGGAAAGTGTAATTTTTAtgcatataaaacatttatatgcaCTTACAAGTGATTCTCAATTTTTCTTTACTGGGTGTTATTTAACACCCAGTAACTACCTACACTGTGAGAATGATAAAAAGAAATCTCCTTGTTTGGCCATGCaggtttaattttaatttatttaatttatttcatatatatatgtatatatatatatatatatatatatatatatatatatatatatatatatatatacacatatgtatatatatacgtatatatatatatatacgtatatatatatatacgtatatatatatatatatatatatatatatatatatatatatatatatatatatatatatatgctacatGGTGGGCATTACGTCTTAATAACCTCCACTTTTCTGGGAAGGTTGAATTTTGGAACATGGCTGTGGAGATtactgtggggattagtgagatcaggcactgatgtgcCTGGTGAAGAAGCCTTGGGTGTAGTAAGCATTCCAATTCATCTCTCATGTTCCTTACTTCATTAGTGATGAAAAACAATTTTCAGCTCTACGTGTGATTAAGACTGAAGCTGTTTTGGAGagttgtacatactgtatacatgcaatttttacatgtttatatacaaacacCACCACATTCCTGCTATCATGTGGGATTATTTggcatataattaaaaaaaagtctgtataTCAATCTGCACCGAAtatcaacaccaacacacaaagtCTACAAATAATGGAAGCTGAAATACTTACAGTTTGTGGCATATCATCATTGACGGCATATTCATCACCAAAGAAGCCTAGTTCTGAGAGTTGGTCCGATTTAACAGGCTTCAATGGAGAATTTCCAGTTTGTTCCACCATTTTGTCTTCATTAGAATAAACACGCACTATTGTGTCATTGTTTGTAAATTGgtcttttatttgtattattttctttccctTATTAAAAAGAGCAAGTTTGAAAGACCACATATCATTCCAATGGTAGTTTTCCCAGTATATCTTTATGACCTGTAatctttaaatgtaaaacaaaacaacaacaaaaaactttagCTATACCTACGAACAAACATTGTTGTCAGCAATGAACACCATTAATCAACAATTAGTGAATTAACAGTGTAactatatttgaatatttactGAAGCATTAATGTGGcatcattaacaaaaaaaaatatcattagtTTTGTTTTCCTGTGAAAGTTATTTTAATGGAAATAAAGCCACTGACAATAGTACCATTTCTTTATCCAGTGCTTTTCTGTGACAATAGAACTACAAAACACCAACTGACATCAAACCATAATCAGATCCTTTTAAACCCATGATTCCCAAATATTTTCTCACGGACCATGCAAAGCAGAGCAAATGCTCGAAAggaaaatttatttaattcttattaatacataatttaatttttaatattcacATCTAAAACTGTAAACAGTCCTTCTATTGCTATGCTTAGGTTCAAACAACTATCGTGCTTGACCGAGcttgtatgttttggatcatagGCAGATCATTTCTTTCTCCACACGTTGGCCTTTCCATCACTTTTATGGAAGCTAATTTTGGTTCCAGAACTTTTATGGATCCTCTCTGGAattcacacaaaaatacaaTCAGTTCTTTTGAATCTTATTGTCGATGACTGGCTTGATCTCTATATTTTTGCTATCATCTTCAAAAAATGGGTTGGTTATGATACATTCACCTGTGTCCTATGGAAGCTTTTGGTTATATCACTGGCTGtgtttttgatgtttttcttcACCTCTCTCACAATGTTTCTGTTATCAGTTGTTTGTCATCAATgttctttttcaggacatttTACATCAGCTGCTATCATTTTCATTGGCCGACCTGTTCAGTGTTTGTCTGATTGTTAAGATACCAGTGgtttctttttcaggacatttTACATTGTTATATTGGCTATACCCAATGATTGTGCAATGgctttgattttattttctcttttctcagcttcaaaATTGCTTGCATTTCTCCAGTAGGTAGCTTT is a genomic window of Tachysurus fulvidraco isolate hzauxx_2018 chromosome 8, HZAU_PFXX_2.0, whole genome shotgun sequence containing:
- the LOC113653503 gene encoding alpha-N-acetylgalactosaminide alpha-2,6-sialyltransferase 2-like gives rise to the protein MIFLRRKYQKKLVLIILILCFMVGIYLLDLNIDQRRLQVIKIYWENYHWNDMWSFKLALFNKGKKIIQIKDQFTNNDTIVRVYSNEDKMVEQTGNSPLKPVKSDQLSELGFFGDEYAVNDDMPQTNCPSSIQKKVLQTDFAKIFLPSVPVLQWAKHYTKPEYKRLSHYHGAHGWGSVSADVLNESLAILNTSANRLMFDDREKRENKSQCIRCAVVGNAGILNGSKKGHEIDQNDYVFRTNGAVIKGFEADVGSRTSFYTFSTNTLRNSLRSYAHMGYKHAPQSTETRYIFLPDHDRDYILMRAASLQIPIPKGKDRSSTPPNYFGPDVTVDKFKMYHPDFIRYLRNRFLHSSRLNGRLKNIYRPSTGAVMLLAALHKCDEVNAYGFMTPDFRKYSDHYYDKKPQRVHFFANHDLRMELNLWQKLHKAGLIKLYMRT